In Kwoniella dendrophila CBS 6074 chromosome 7, complete sequence, the following proteins share a genomic window:
- a CDS encoding methionyl-tRNA formyltransferase → MIWLPSIFGNAIYVNVNVNRYAVRRTINSFKQKSSGNARSSFSSTTRTLKNFDKFKILFCGSDEFSVASLKAVHEAKDLWESIDVVVPPEREIGRGGKHHKSLEKYTPALRQFAESQFLSTHSVPSEGIKKWTPPKPFDEFGKSHILLTASFGHIIPLRLLKLFPENHRLNVHPSLLPRWRGAAPVQWTIASGDKTTGVSVQRLVKYSEGVDAGDIVGSIKDIDVPDNATYNAFLPHLAETGGKLLVDVLRRLKDENAEFLSQDEKQITLAPKITHETAQIRWIEQTAEAIDRLHRGIHHQMALWTPLCSTTAHFTSIRPLPSSECPTDLVSETGTAYCIKQGKSRRLLVLCAQGTWLEVLEIQMAGKKVLGIKEWWNGLPKEVRDSGRLRLL, encoded by the exons ATGATTTGGCTTCCCTCGATCTTTGGCAATGCAATATACGTCAACGTCAACGTCAACAGATATGCTGTAAGACGAACAATAAATTCATTCAAACAAAAATCCAGCGGTAATGCACGATCCTCCTTCTCAAGTACAACTCGGACACTAAAAAATTTCGATAAATTCAAGATACTATTTTGTGGTTCAGATGAATTCTCTGTAGCCTCTCTGAAAGCTGTACatgaagctaaag ATCTATGGGAATCAATAGATGTGGTGGTTCCACCCGAAAGAGAAAttggtagaggtggtaaacATCATAAAAGTCTGGAGAAGTATACTC CTGCACTAAGACAATTTGCCGAATCTCAATTTTTATCAACCCACTCAGTCCcttcagaaggtataaaaaAGTGGactccacctaaaccatttgaCGAATTCGGTAAATCTCATATACTATTAACAGCTTCTTTTGGTCATATCATACCTTTACGTCTACTCAAACTATTTCCGGAAAATCATAGATTAAACgttcatccttctttattacctagATGGAGAGGTGCAGCTCCAGTTCAATGGACAATTGCCAGTGGAGATAAGACAACGGGAGTCAGTGTGCAAAGGTTGGTCAAATATAGCGAAGGTGTAGATGCTGGTGATATAGTAGGATCTATAAAAGATATT GACGTTCCGGATAATGCGACATATAATGCTTTTCTGCCCCATTTAGCTGAAACAGGTGGAAAGTTATTAGTCGATGTTCTGAggagattgaaagatgagAAT GCTGAGTTTCTATCACAAGACGAAAAGCAAATTACCCTAGCACCTAAAATTACTCATGAAACAGCTCAAATAAGGTGGATTGAGCAAACTGCAGAGGCAATAGATAGATTACATAGAggtattcatcatcaa ATGGCATTGTGGACCCCATTATGCTCAACAACAGCTCATTTCACCTCAATTCGTCCACTTCCTTCATCAGAGTGTCCAACAGATCTTGTCTCAGAGACTGGTACAGCATACTGTATCAAGCAAGGTAAATCACGTCGACTGCTTGTGTTGTGCGCTCAAGGGACATGGTTAGAAGTACTGGAAATTCAGATGGCTGGAAAGAAGGTTTTAGGTATTAAAGAGTGGTGGAATGGTTTACCGAAAGAAGTAAGGGACTCAGGTAGACTAAGACTTCTGTAG